The proteins below come from a single Argentina anserina chromosome 1, drPotAnse1.1, whole genome shotgun sequence genomic window:
- the LOC126797797 gene encoding uncharacterized protein LOC126797797, protein MEQTPPPTFPRADAIQRITLPEDVYVKKFFQRHPDSICENAIKFSAFDHPPARIFGLRVLELKELGVSEEQAMVVADTEYRAERKAKKKAYAELKQIARQQGKKPPPNPYPSAIKEIQALERKHV, encoded by the exons ATGGAACA AACACCACCTCCGACATTTCCTCGTGCGGATGCAATTCAGAGGATCACTCTCCCAGAGGATGTTTACGTAAAAAAGTTTTTCCAGAGGCATCCAGATTccatatgtgaaaacgcaaTCAA GTTTTCTGCTTTTGATCATCCTCCGGCCCGCATATTTGGTCTGCGGGTACTTGAGTTGAAGGAGCTGGGGGTTTCAGAAGAGCAAGCCATGGTGGTAGCTGAT ACCGAATACCGAGCAGAGAGAAAGGCAAAGAAGAAGGCATATGCCGAGTTGAAGCAAATTGCACGTCAACAAGGAAAGAAACCGCCTCCCAACCCATATCCTAGTGCTATAAAGGAGATACAAGCTCTGGAGAGGAAGCATGTCTGA